One Denticeps clupeoides chromosome 3, fDenClu1.1, whole genome shotgun sequence DNA window includes the following coding sequences:
- the LOC114786628 gene encoding proteinase-activated receptor 3 gives MGKLSCFLLITFLLLYEAIPAKGGKNSKRNDENSTGAINPRSFRGRFSEVKLLPAPTGTDAQTAPSFTLPRPALLLLSNSTREYLTGWLSTRAIPAIYILAIAVGVPANCYVLLSLSAKFRALSAAILYCSLAVSDILLLFTLALNAHYHLNGNHWVFGDTACRVATACFYGNLYCSAYTLACISMKRYVAVVHPFLYKSVPKRSRTAWTSLAIWVVFAIAMTPDLMVQQSYHLLQLGIVTCHDVLPLDMDVYQLLVHYKLVLTCLGFLLPLLVTTVCYACVVWQLGKSHHDWSLYIKASTLVFFIFILCFGPSNCIHFLHYVKLYTSGEENFYAYFNVAVCLCCLHCCLDPFFFLLMSRTTGSKIYFMNRKGKMLSVST, from the exons ATGGGAAAACTatcctgttttttattaataacctTTCTCCTGTTATACGAAGCAATTCCGGCAAAAG GAGGGAAGAACTCCAAGAGGAACGATGAAAACAGCACCGGCGCTATAAATCCCCGGAGCTTCAGAGGAAgatttagtgaagtgaagctGCTTCCAGCACCGACTGGGACAGATGCACAAACAGCCCCATCCTTCACGCTGCCACGTCCAGCGCtgctgttgcttagcaacagcacCAGGGAGTACCTGACCGGCTGGTTGAGCACTCGGGCCATTCCGGCTATTTACATATTAGCCATAGCCGTTGGGGTCCCAGCGAACTGCTATGTCCTCCTCAGCCTCAGTGCGAAGTTCAGGGCTCTGTCTGCGGCCATCTTGTACTGCAGCCTGGCAGTGTCagacatcctcctcctcttcacttTAGCGCTCAATGCCCATTACCACCTCAACGGCAACCACTGGGTCTTCGGCGACACCGCTTGCCGAGTGGCAACGGCCTGTTTCTATGGCAACCTCTACTGCTCAGCGTACACCTTAGCATGCATTAGCATGAAGCGCTACGTGGCGGTGGTTCACCCCTTTCTTTACAAGAGTGTTCCCAAGCGCTCCAGGACGGCCTGGACCAGCCTTGCCATATGGGTTGTCTTCGCCATCGCCATGACCCCTGACCTGATGGTGCAACAGAGTTACCACCTGCTCCAGCTGGGCATTGTTACGTGTCACGATGTGTTGCCACTGGACATGGACGTTTATCAGCTGTTGGTGCACTACAAACTGGTCCTCACCTGCCTGGGCTTCCTGCTACCTCTGCTGGTCACAACGGTGTGCTACGCCTGCGTTGTCTGGCAACTCGGCAAGTCGCACCACGACTGGAGCCTCTACATAAAGGCCAGCACCCTggtcttcttcatcttcatcctgtGCTTTGGGCCGAGTAACTGCATCCACTTCCTGCACTACGTGAAGCTGTACACAAGCGGTGAGGAGAACTTCTACGCGTACTTTAACGTGGCCGTGTGCTTGTGCTGTCTGCACTGCTGCCTGGACCCGTTCTTTTTCCTGCTCATGTCAAGGACCACCGGCTCTAAAATCTACTTCATGAACCGAAAAGGGAAGATGCTGAGCGTTTCAACGTGA